In a genomic window of Candidatus Binatia bacterium:
- a CDS encoding AbrB/MazE/SpoVT family DNA-binding domain-containing protein yields MDSAYVTTKGQLVVPARLRRKYGIKAGTRVRFLERDREIILQPVTRQYIRSVCGLLAEAGPATPELLKERARDRQREERRGGKSRTR; encoded by the coding sequence ATGGATTCAGCGTACGTAACGACGAAGGGGCAACTTGTGGTGCCGGCACGGTTGCGCCGCAAGTACGGCATCAAGGCGGGAACACGAGTCCGTTTCCTGGAACGCGATCGGGAGATCATCTTGCAGCCCGTCACCCGGCAGTACATCCGCAGCGTCTGCGGCTTGCTCGCGGAGGCGGGCCCCGCCACACCGGAGCTGTTGAAGGAGCGCGCGCGCGACCGACAACGAGAGGAGAGGCGCGGTGGTAAGTCCCGTACTCGATAG